The proteins below are encoded in one region of Pleuronectes platessa chromosome 12, fPlePla1.1, whole genome shotgun sequence:
- the LOC128453810 gene encoding inactive ubiquitin carboxyl-terminal hydrolase 54 → MSWKRNYFASGGSGVGGSGVGGTMEGGLQGILTPRTMTSIAPSKGLSNEPGQNSCFLNSALQVLWHLDIFRRSFRQLTTHKCMEDSCIFCALKNIFAQFQYSSEKVLPSDALRNALAKTFQDEQRFQLGIMDDAAECFENLLMRIHFHIADETKEDICTARHCIPHQKFAMTLFEQCLCSHCGASSDPLPFIQMVHYISTTSLCNQAVKMLETRERATPGMFGELLRNASMGDLRSCPSQCGQQLRIARVLLNSPEIITIGLVWDSDHSDLAEDVIHTLGTCLRLGDLFYRVTEEKARQSELYLVGMVCYYGKHYSTFFFQTKIRRWMYFDDAHVKEIGPKWKDVVSRCIKGHYQPLLLLYADPRGTPVTVQDLSSRLDLHHLNKACYDSEDSGREPSISSDTRTDSSTESYSCRQPSHSHHESLASHYSSDSQGTVICIERPDGAQHASLCSLDTIGPVTDGEQRQSLRKGGGPGDRRRSSSRARRSKPVNEASSAGYHSEGETLKEQQVPRQLPKPSSSFSSSTNRLRDFKETMSNILHSRTLSSSSSTSLPAAVLLSEITSSANNRHHPAAATTTPSSSSTKPLDWEADSTNSESKSSSSGGTGSGKYRPAWKPRREVLNIDSIFSRERRRQAGYSPLGASKPDDCAAPASEGTNTSFPAPQEVMSVRPGTSWTLPTASSSHRRVGGAADLPPPPPPPPRLIQRMESGYESSERNSSSPVSLDLNLGDRECAVKKPSVSSSSSAPSWRNIRSKSSGALLQDVSSSSRGSLGMTAPPVGRSELDELQEEVLRRAKDEEQQRRQEKEREAALGFNPRPSKYLDLDQLQIQGKGDSFERCVSEAELLLDQSLRLEQAGEVAAALSAVNEAVSKLRPVASEGGASSNSRLQRCMRRARSLQQRMQLQQRPQDSEAVRQHPEQQQQQQQEEQQLQEQPSEKALSLQILLTNRKGDQSAAGQDQEALPLSPCFVKPLPPKTISDPAYSAVAPREDNRTRGPCSRVGKPLSNAASLPALCVDTWEQSPLENLAPPPPPEEVEFPTQWTKASPVPIPAHALTPHSRTQSPIGTNDDCHLIMEKEPCYIRQGQTTPPLSVSPSRVAPTPPTRNWPCLHLEPHDDVVDSSHPPTYAPADSPSSAPLPPVNQLDQTTSTAPAQGHRSLLPVERWAENVNRYFSFKNGAAAGGGGGGGEEEAPTSPCEELSELDSLYQASLLAPSMQRGSRGVSPQPTGNKPGVRRMLSGSGRSKTPTAEIERYAYRTPVTTLHKPASGDDESYSADNLRRLARSLSGTAIGSRPQNIPASRSCDPSVSRPPLTPVDLHSSTLPRRPSTSSLHLPSSSFTDPSFHHLQPRHHGPSAPAPPPHHPPSQTSRPHSSGPSTWGRTGVGPSVQQQFLVVSDRHQAPSEQSLHSIALNYGTLPRAPRRAPPPFSSLPRPGAGCTAAPPPAPQSLYATLSRPRRSANTTTGTNGHYRQPSLPIKVNGSAHYPPHHIPQPHHHPQHHLRVPGEAPSQPLRLDVPPESDWRRDAHYRTVQPSSSWDPLAARHHHLSLQRSQSHQLPPHRPRRDPLLCSLCQQLPAEPPRPYCASCGAYVARFRPGS, encoded by the exons ATGTCGTGGAAGAGGAACTACTTTGCATCAGGCGGAAGTGGCGTTGGTGGGAGCGGAGTAGGCGGCACAATGGAGGGTGGTTTGCAGGGAATCTTGACGCCTCGCACCATGACGTCCATCGCTCCGAGTAAAGGGCTGAGTAACGAGCCGGGACAGAACAGCTGCTTCCTGAACAGCGCCCtgcag GTCCTGTGGCACCTCGATATCTTCCGACGTAGTTTCCGTCAGCTGACGACTCATAAGTGCATGGAGGACTCGTGCATTTTCTGCGCTCTAAAG AATATCTTCGCTCAGTTTCAGTACAGCAGCGAGAAGGTTTTACCGTCCGACGCTCTTCGTAACGCACTTGCCAAAACCTTCCAGGACGAGCAGAGGTTTCAGCTCGGCATCATGGACGACGCTGCAGAGTGCTTC GAAAACCTTCTGATGAGGATTCACTTCCACATCGCAGATGAGACCAAAGAGGACATCTGCACAGCCCGACACTGCATCCCCCACCAGAAGTTTGCTATGACGCTCTTCGAGCAG tgtctttgCAGCCACTGTGGAGCATCGTCGGACCCTCTACCCTTCATTCAGATGGTCCACTACATCTCCACCACCTCTCtgtg caacCAGGCCGTGAAGATGTTGGAGACGAGGGAGCGGGCGACTCCCGGCATGTTCGGCGAGCTGCTGCGTAACGCCAGCATGGGAGACCTCCGCAGCTGTCCT agtcagtgtggtCAGCAGCTCAGGATCGCTCGTGTCCTCCTCAACAGTCCGGAGATCATCACCATTGGTCTGGTTTGGGACTCGGATCACTCAGACCTGGCTGAGGACGTCATTCACACCCTGGGAACCTGCCTGCGTCTGGGGGAT TTGTTCTACAGAGTGACGGAGGAGAAGGCCCGTCAGTCGGAGCTCTACCTGGTCGGTATGGTGTGTTACTACGGGAAACATTACTCCACCTTCTTCTTCCAGACAAAGATCCGGCGATGGATGTACTTTGATGACGCACACGTCAAAGAG ATTGGTCCCAAGTGGAAGGACGTGGTCTCTCGCTGCATCAAGGGCCACTACcagcccctgctgctgctgtacgCTGACCCCCGGGGGACACCTGTGACGGTGCAGGACCTGTCCTCACGCCTCGACCTCCACCACCTCAACAAGGCCTGTTACGACAGCGAGGACTCGG GCCGGGAGCCGTCAATCTCCAGCGACACTCGCACCGATTCGTCGACGGAGAGCTACTCGTGCCGACAGCCCTCCCACTCTCACCATGAGTCCCTGGCCAGTCACTACTCGTCTGACTCCCAGGGAACCGTCATCTGCATCGAACGTCCAGACGGAGCCCAGCACGCCTCGCTCTGCAGCCTGGATACCATAG GCCCCGTGACGGACGGTGAGCAGCGCCAGTCGCTGAGGAAGGGAGGCGGGCCCGGGGATAGGAGGCGGAGCTCTAGCCGCGCCCGGCGATCTAAACCCGTCAACGAGGCTTCGTCAGCCGGGTACCACAGCGAGG GAGAGACTTTGAAAGAGCAGCAGGTTCCTCGTCAACTCCCCaaaccttcatcctccttctcaTCTTCAACCAATCGCCTGCGAGACTTCAAGGAAACCATGAGCAACATCCTGCACAGCCgaaccctctcctcctcttcatccacctCTTTACCTGCTGCCGTCCTCTTGTCTGAGATCACCTCCTCTGCCAACAACCGCCACCACCCTGCCGCCGCTACCaccactccctcctcctcctccaccaaacccCTCGACTGGGAGGCCGACAGCACCAACAGCGAGTCCAAGTCCAGCTCCTCTGGAGGAACGGGGTCGGGGAAATACCGGCCAGCATGGAAGCCCCGGAGAGAGGTCCTCAATATCGACAGCATCTTCAGCCGTGAGAGGCGACGGCAGGCGGGGTACAGCCCGCTCGGAGCCTCCAAGCCCGACGACTGTGCAGCTCCAGCCTCAGAGGGAACGAACACCTCCTTCCCAGCCCCACAGGAGGTGATGTCGGTCAGGCCCGGCACCTCCTGGACACTCCCCACCGCCTCCAGCAGCCACAGACGGGTTGGAGGAGCCGCagatctgcctcctcctcctccaccaccacccagACTGATCCAGAGGATGGAGAGCGGATATGAGAGCAGCGAGAGGAACAGCAGCAGCCCGGTCAGCCTGGACCTGAACCTGGGAGACAG AGAGTGTGCTGTGAAGAAGCCCtcggtctcctcctcttcctctgcgccATCATGGAGGAACATCAGATCAAAGAGCAGCGGCGCTCTGCTGCAGGACGTCAGCTCTTCCAGCAGAGGGAGCCTTGGTATGACAG CGCCCCCTGTAGGCCGCAGCGAGCTGGACGAGttgcaggaggaggtgctgagAAGAGCAAAGGACGAGGAGCAGCAGCGAcggcaggagaaggagagagaggctgcgcTCGGCTTCAACCCCCGACCCAGCAAGtacctggacctggaccagcTGCAAATCCAAg GAAAAGGCGACAGCTTCGAGCGGTGTGTGTCGGAGGCGGAGCTCCTGCTGGACCAGTCGTTGCGTCTGGAGCAGGCGGGAGAGGTCGCCGCCGCACTGTCGGCCGTCAACGAAGCCGTCT CCAAACTGCGGCCGGTGGCGTCTGAGGGCGGAGCTAGTAGTAACAGCCGGCTGCAGCGCTGCATGAGGAGAGCCCGCAGTTTGCAGCAACGCATGCAACTGCAGCAGCGGCCACAGGACTCAGAGGCAGTCAGACAGCATCcagagcaacagcagcagcagcagcaggaggagcagcagctccaggaacAGCCCAG tgaaaAGGCTCTCTCGCTCCAAATACTTCTGACGAACAGAAAGGGCGACCAATCAGCCGCCGGTCAGGACCAGGAggccctgcctctctctccatgCTTTGTTAAGCCCCTCCCTCCCAAAACAATCTCTGACCCCGCCTACAGCGCAGTGGCTCCCAGGGAGGACAACAGGACCAGGGGCCCCTGCTCTCGTGTTGGGAAACCCCTCTCCAATGCTGCGTCCcttcctgctctgtgtgtggacACCTGGGAGCAGAGTCCTCTGGAGAATTTggctccaccccctccaccTGAGGAGGTGGAGTTCCCAACCCAGTGGACCAAAGCATCACCTGTTCCCATCCCAGCTCATGCCCTCACGCCGCACTCCCGAACTCAATCACCCATTGGCACCAACGACGACTGTCATCTGATCATGGAGAAGGAGCCTTGTTACATCAGACAGGGACAGACCACACCCCCTTTATCGGTCTCCCCCTCCAGAGTAGCCCCGACCCCTCCCACCAGAAACTGGCCCTGCTTACACCTTGAGCCACACGATGATGTGGTTGATTCTTCTCATCCACCAACTTATGCCCCTGCAGACTCACCTTCTAGCGCCCCCCTGCCCCCTGTGAACCAACTGGATCAAACCACCTCCACGGCCCCCGCCCAGGGCCACAGATCGCTCCTGCCTGTGGAGCGCTGGGCGGAGAACGTCAACAGATACTTCAGTTTCAAGaacggagcagcagcaggaggaggaggaggaggaggagaggaagaagcacCAACGTCACCCTGTGAGGAGCTGTCAGAGCTGGACTCACTGTACCAGGCCAGTCTGCTGGCTCCCAGCATGCAGCGGGGCAGCCGTGGTGTCAGTCCTCAACCAACTGGCAACAAACCAG GTGTGAGAAGAATGCTGTCAGGATCTGGACGATCCAAAACACCGACAGCGGAGATAGAGAGATATGCCTACAGAACACCGGTTACAACTCTGCATAAG CCGGCCTCGGGTGACGACGAGAGCTACAGCGCAGACAACCTGCGACGCCTCGCCCGCAGCCTGAGTGGAACCGCCATCGGGTCACGACCCCAAAACATCCCTGCCTCTCGCAGCTGT GACCCCTCTGTGTCCAGACCCCCCCTCACACCTGTAGACCTTCACTCCTCCACCCTCCCTCGCCGACCAAGCACCTCCTCCTTgcacctcccctcctcctccttcacagaTCCCTCCTTTCACCACCTCCAACCCCGACACCACGGCCCCTcagctcctgcacctcctccacaTCACCCCCCCTCGCAGACATCACGGCCACACAGCTCGGGCCCCTCCACCTGGGGACGTACAG gAGTTGGACCGAGCGTCCAGCAGCAGTTTCTGGTTGTGTCTGACCGGCATCAAGCTCCCTCCGAACAAAGCCTCCACAGCATCGCGCTGAATTACGGCACTCTGCCCCGGGCTCCTCGCCGAGCCCcgcctcccttctcctccctccccaggCCTGGTGCCGGCTGTACCGCTGCCCCCCCGCCTGCTCCGCAGAGTCTCTACGCCACCCTGTCCCGTCCTCGCCGCTCTGCCAACACCACCACCGGGACTAACGGTCACTACCGACAACCATCACTGCCCATTAAAGTCAACGGGTCCGCCCACTACCCACCACACCACATCCCCCAACCACACCACCACCCCCAACACCACCTCAGGGTTCCAGGTGAAGCCCCCTCCCAGCCTCTCCGGCTGGATGTCCCCCCTGAGAGTGATTGGCGCCGTGATGCCCACTACAGGACGGTCCAGCCCAGCTCCTCTTGGGATCCCCTCGCCGCTCGCCACCACCACCTGTCCCTCCAGCGGTCGCAGTCCCACCAGCTTCCCCCGCACCGGCCCCGCAGGGACCCCCTGCTGTGCTCCCTCTGCCAGCAGCTTCCAGCTGAGCCGCCACGTCCCTACTGCGCCTCATGCGGCGCTTACGTGGCTCGGTTCCGCCCGGGGAGCTGA